One region of Gopherus evgoodei ecotype Sinaloan lineage chromosome 16, rGopEvg1_v1.p, whole genome shotgun sequence genomic DNA includes:
- the LOC115636259 gene encoding TNF receptor-associated factor 2-like isoform X1, producing MKAGILEHSSAKGSCHEGDCPFMLIECLACKGMIKLNEKERHSERECPERSLNCKYCKSLFYFPDIKAHDEICPKFPLSCEGCGKKKIPREKFQDHVKTCGKCKVPCRFQVVGCTEMVENEKLLEHESRCVGEHLYMLLGFVLSLKAESGDLKHHPTLTSAQDNSMLLTTNLLCSESELSESLELRGRCEALERKTITFENIVCVLNREVERVSLTAEAYSRQHRLDQEKIEMLGNKVRQLERSIGLKDLAMADMEQKIRDMEASTYDGVFIWKITDFARKRQEAIAGRCPAIFSPAFYTSKYGYRMCLRVYLNGDGTGRGTHLSLFFVVMKGPNDALLRWPFNQKVTLMLLDQNNREHIIDAFRPDVTSSSFQRPVTEMNIASGCPLFCPVSKMEAKNSYVRDDAIFIKAIVDLTGL from the exons atgaaagctgggattctGGAGCACAGTTCTGCCAAAGGG AGCTGCCATGAAGGGGACTGCCCATTCATGCTGATTGAGTGCCTGGCATGTAAGGGAATGATCAAACTGAATGAAAAGGAGCGCCATTCAGAGCGGGAATGCCCCGAGAGAAGCCTCAACTGCAAATACTGCAAATCGCTTTTCTACTTTCCTGACATTAAG GCTCACGATGAGATCTGCCCTAAATTTCCACTGAGttgtgagggctgtgggaagaagAAGATTCCAAGAGAGAAG TTTCAGGACCATGTGAAGACTTGTGGCAAATGTAAAGTGCCTTGCAGATTTCAGGTTGTCGGCTGCACTGAGATG GTGGAAAATGAAAAGCTGCTGGAGCACGAAAGCAGATGTGTGGGGGAGCATCTGTATATGTTGCTGGGCTTTGTGCTCAGCCTCAAGGCTGAGTCTGGAGACTTAAAGCACCACCCAACCCTTACGTCAGCGCAGGACAACTCCATGCTCTTAACCACCAATTTGCTGTGCTCTGAATCAGAGCTCTCTGAGTCCTTAGAGCTGCGGGGAAGGTGCGAGGCCCTGGAGAGAAAGACGATCACATTTGAGAATATTGTGTGCGTGCTGAATCGGGAAGTGGAAAGGGTGTCTCTGACAGCAGAGGCGTATAGCCGGCAGCATCGGCTGGATCAGGAGAAAATTGAAATGCTCGGTAACAAG GTCCGGCAGCTGGAAAGGAGCATTGGACTGAAAGATCTGGCCATGGCTGACATGGAGCAAAAGATCCGTGACATGGAAGCTTCGACATATGATGGCGTTTTCATCTGGAAGATTACAGACTTTGCCAGAAAACGTCAGGAGGCGATAGCTGGCCGCTGTCCTGCCATCTTCTCTCCAG CCTTCTACACAAGCAAATATGGCTATAGGATGTGCCTGCGTGTGTACCTAAACGGGGACGGCACTGGACGGGGGACCCACTTGTCTCTGTTCTTTGTGGTGATGAAAGGACCCAACGATGCACTTCTGCGATGGCCCTTCAACCAGAAG GTGACCCTGATGCTGCTGGATCAGAATAATCGGGAGCACATTATCGACGCTTTCCGACCCGATGTGACGTCTTCGTCCTTCCAGCGACCCGTCACCGAGATGAACATTGCCAGTGGCTGCCCACTCTTCTGCCCAGTCTCCAAGATGGAGGCCAAGAACTCTTACGTGCGTGACGACGCCATCTTTATTAAAGCCATCGTAGATCTCACGGGCCTCTaa
- the LOC115636259 gene encoding TNF receptor-associated factor 2-like isoform X2, with amino-acid sequence MKAGILEHSSAKGSCHEGDCPFMLIECLACKGMIKLNEKERHSERECPERSLNCKYCKSLFYFPDIKAHDEICPKFPLSCEGCGKKKIPREKVENEKLLEHESRCVGEHLYMLLGFVLSLKAESGDLKHHPTLTSAQDNSMLLTTNLLCSESELSESLELRGRCEALERKTITFENIVCVLNREVERVSLTAEAYSRQHRLDQEKIEMLGNKVRQLERSIGLKDLAMADMEQKIRDMEASTYDGVFIWKITDFARKRQEAIAGRCPAIFSPAFYTSKYGYRMCLRVYLNGDGTGRGTHLSLFFVVMKGPNDALLRWPFNQKVTLMLLDQNNREHIIDAFRPDVTSSSFQRPVTEMNIASGCPLFCPVSKMEAKNSYVRDDAIFIKAIVDLTGL; translated from the exons atgaaagctgggattctGGAGCACAGTTCTGCCAAAGGG AGCTGCCATGAAGGGGACTGCCCATTCATGCTGATTGAGTGCCTGGCATGTAAGGGAATGATCAAACTGAATGAAAAGGAGCGCCATTCAGAGCGGGAATGCCCCGAGAGAAGCCTCAACTGCAAATACTGCAAATCGCTTTTCTACTTTCCTGACATTAAG GCTCACGATGAGATCTGCCCTAAATTTCCACTGAGttgtgagggctgtgggaagaagAAGATTCCAAGAGAGAAG GTGGAAAATGAAAAGCTGCTGGAGCACGAAAGCAGATGTGTGGGGGAGCATCTGTATATGTTGCTGGGCTTTGTGCTCAGCCTCAAGGCTGAGTCTGGAGACTTAAAGCACCACCCAACCCTTACGTCAGCGCAGGACAACTCCATGCTCTTAACCACCAATTTGCTGTGCTCTGAATCAGAGCTCTCTGAGTCCTTAGAGCTGCGGGGAAGGTGCGAGGCCCTGGAGAGAAAGACGATCACATTTGAGAATATTGTGTGCGTGCTGAATCGGGAAGTGGAAAGGGTGTCTCTGACAGCAGAGGCGTATAGCCGGCAGCATCGGCTGGATCAGGAGAAAATTGAAATGCTCGGTAACAAG GTCCGGCAGCTGGAAAGGAGCATTGGACTGAAAGATCTGGCCATGGCTGACATGGAGCAAAAGATCCGTGACATGGAAGCTTCGACATATGATGGCGTTTTCATCTGGAAGATTACAGACTTTGCCAGAAAACGTCAGGAGGCGATAGCTGGCCGCTGTCCTGCCATCTTCTCTCCAG CCTTCTACACAAGCAAATATGGCTATAGGATGTGCCTGCGTGTGTACCTAAACGGGGACGGCACTGGACGGGGGACCCACTTGTCTCTGTTCTTTGTGGTGATGAAAGGACCCAACGATGCACTTCTGCGATGGCCCTTCAACCAGAAG GTGACCCTGATGCTGCTGGATCAGAATAATCGGGAGCACATTATCGACGCTTTCCGACCCGATGTGACGTCTTCGTCCTTCCAGCGACCCGTCACCGAGATGAACATTGCCAGTGGCTGCCCACTCTTCTGCCCAGTCTCCAAGATGGAGGCCAAGAACTCTTACGTGCGTGACGACGCCATCTTTATTAAAGCCATCGTAGATCTCACGGGCCTCTaa